The Oceanispirochaeta sp. genomic sequence TCCAGGACTGTGGAACTCCCATTAATCCTGAATTGGCTCTGGGACAGATCTATGGCGGCGTGATGAAGTCCATCGGCCATACCCTGTATGAAGAGATGGTCTTTGATGAAAGGGGGCGCTGTATAAACCCGGATCTCAGAAGTTACGGTGTCCCCATGATGGGTGATGTGCCCGAGGATTTTCAGGCACACATGGTCTTTACGGATGATCCCTTCGGGCCATTCGGAGGAAAGTCTATCTCCGAGATTGCGGTTAACGGAGCAGCCCCTGTGATTGCCAATGCTATCCATGATGCCTGTGGTGTGTGGATTCGCTCCTGGCCTCTCACACCTGAAAAGATATTAAAAGGTCTGGGAAAGATCTGATACAATCCCCTGTCGGAGCAGGGGTTTTTTTTACTCCGATTTTCGGTAGCTCAGAATAGCCCAGGCATTGAAGAACAGGGCAAATCCCGAGAGAGCGGCCAACTGGACAAGGAGATCACTGAAATGACTGCCCTTGAGATAGACCTGACGGAGCACTTCGATCATATACCGGAGGGGGACAAAGAGGCTGAAGTACTGGGCCCATTGTTCCATGCTGCTGACGGGTGTATACAAACCGCTGAGAAAAATAAAGGTGATGATAAAAAAGAACATCATAAACATGGCCTGCTGCAGGGTCTTCCCGTAATTGGATATAACCAGGCCGAAGCCGGAGATTCCCAGAATAAAGATGGATGCAAACAGATAGATCGTCGCCAGTGAACCTTCGGGCGTCAGGGAGTAGAAAACTCTGGCAATGCCGAAACAGAGGGTCAGCACCACAAAGCCGATAATCCAGTAGGGGATCAGTTTGGAGAGGATCAGGATAAAACGACCCACCGGGGTGACATTGATCTGTTCCAGTGTCCCTTTCTCTTTTTCTCCCACAATGTTCAAGGCAGGAAGAAAGCCGCAGATCATGGTCAGAAGCATCACCATCAGAGCGGGGACCATAAACACGGGGTATCTGAGGTAGGGATTGAAACGGTAGCGGGGTATGATTTCCACGGGAGATGGAAGGAACAAGTCAGGACCCTTTGATGCCTGGCT encodes the following:
- a CDS encoding ABC transporter permease, coding for MLKYLIEKEFKQMKRNSFLPRMIIGFPLMVLLFLPLAANFEVKNINLEIIDHDHSLLSGKLIQKITASGYFILSDLTESYDDAMKSIELDRSDALLIIPSGFETRLLKENVADLNISANAVNGTKGALGTSYLSAIIRDFNTELSQASKGPDLFLPSPVEIIPRYRFNPYLRYPVFMVPALMVMLLTMICGFLPALNIVGEKEKGTLEQINVTPVGRFILILSKLIPYWIIGFVVLTLCFGIARVFYSLTPEGSLATIYLFASIFILGISGFGLVISNYGKTLQQAMFMMFFFIITFIFLSGLYTPVSSMEQWAQYFSLFVPLRYMIEVLRQVYLKGSHFSDLLVQLAALSGFALFFNAWAILSYRKSE